A window of the Odocoileus virginianus isolate 20LAN1187 ecotype Illinois chromosome 20, Ovbor_1.2, whole genome shotgun sequence genome harbors these coding sequences:
- the ADAT1 gene encoding tRNA-specific adenosine deaminase 1 isoform X8, giving the protein MWTADEIARLCYEHYGNRLPKQGKPEPNREWTLLAAVVKIQPTAGQACDRSDGPVQVTKEVVSMGTGTKCIGQSKMRKSGDILNDSHAEVIARRSFQRYLLHQLHLAAALKEDSIFLPGSQRGLWKLRPDLLFVFFSSHTPCGDASIIPMLEFEDQPCCPVSRDWASNPSVETNDNLEAPEDKRKCEDPESPVTKKMRLEPRTPDGTAHRQSFGSQERGPNPPNVNSSHLTAEELATVTGMTPSGARVVDVYRTGAKCVPGGAGDSRKPGAAYHRVGLLRVKPGRGDRTCSMSCSDKLARWNVLGCQGALLMHFLEEPIYLSAVVIGKCPCSQEAMQRALFGRCQNVSALPEGFGVQEVKIQQSDLLFEQSRCAVQTKKADSPGRLVPCGAAISWSAVPEQPLDVTANGFPQGTTKKGVGRPQARRPKACEISVLQPGIELGPQQ; this is encoded by the exons ATGTGGACCGCGGATGAGATTGCCCGGCTGTGTTACGAGCACTATGGAAACAGGCTGCCTAAGCAAGGGAAGCCTGAGCCCAACCGCGAGTGGACGTTGCTCGCAGCCGTGGTGAAGATACAACCCACAGCTGGCCAGGCCTGCGACCGCTCTGACGGACCAGTGCAAG TGACAAAGGAAGTTGTCTCAATGGGAACAGGAACTAAATGCATAGGCCAGTCCAAAATGAGGAAGAGCG GTGACATCCTCAATGATAGCCATGCTGAGGTCATAGCCAGAAGGAGCTTCCAAAG GTACCTGCTCCATCAGCTCCACTTGGCAGCTGCCCTGAAGGAGGATAGCATCTTTCTCCCGGGATCTCAGAGAGGACTGTGGAAACTCAGACCAGACCTCCTGTTTGTGTTTTTCTCCAGCCATACACCCT GTGGGGACGCCTCCATCATTCCAATGCTTGAGTTTGAAGATCAGCCTTGCTGTCCTGTCAGTAGAGATTGGGCCAGTAACCCATCAGTAGAAACTAATGATAACCTAGAAGCTCCTGAAGATAAAAGGAAATGTGAAGACCCAGAGAGTCCTGTGACTAAAAAAATGAGGCTGGAGCCCAGGACTCCTGATGGCACAGCTCACCGTCAGAGTTTTGGCAGTCAGGAAAGGGGCCCAAATCCACCAAACGTCAACAGCTCTCATCTCACAGCAGAGGAACTGGCCACTGTCACTGGAATGACCCCTAGTGGTGCCAGAGTGGTGGACGTTTATAGAACTGGAGCCAAATGTGTGCCTGGAGGAGCTGGAGACTCGAGGAAGCCTGGCGCTGCGTATCACCGGGTGGGGCTGCTCCGAGTGAAGCCAGGCCGGGGGGACAGGACTTGCTCCATGTCCTGCAGCGACAAGCTGGCACGGTGGAACGTCCTCGGATGCCAGGGGGCACTACTGATGCACTTCCTAGAAGAACCCATCTACCTTTCAGCTGTGGTCATTGGAAAGTGCCCGTGCAGCCAGGAGGCCATGCAGAGAGCACTGTTTGGGAg GTGTCAGAACGTCTCAGCTCTACCAGAAGGATTTGGAGTTCAAGAAGTGAAAATACAGCAGTCAGATTTACTGTTTGAACAGAGCCGCTGTGCCGTGCAGACGAAAAAGGCTGACAGCCCAGGCCGACTTGTTCCTTGTGGTGCAG CCATCAGCTGGAGTGCAGTGCCTGAGCAGCCCCTGGATGTCACCGCCAATGGCTTTCCCCAGGGGACAACAAAGAAAGGAGTCGGACGCCCTCAGGCCAG
- the KARS1 gene encoding lysine--tRNA ligase isoform X2 translates to MADVQGAEVKVNCGEPKLSKNELKRRLKAEKKIAEKEAKQKELSEKQLSQAATNHSADDGVAAEEESLDPNQYFKIRSQAVHQLKVNGEDPYPHKFHVDISLSHFIREYGHLQPGDHLTDVTLRVAGRIHAKRASGGKLIFYDLRGEGVKLQVMANSRNYKSEEEFIRINNKLRRGDIIGVQGNPGKTKKGELSIIPYEITLLSPCLHMLPHLHFGLKDKETRYRQRYLDLILNDFVRQKFIIRSKIITYIRSFLDELGFLEIETPMMNIIPGGAVAKPFITYHNELDMNLYMRIAPELYHKMLVVGGFDRVYEIGRQFRNEGIDLTHNPEFTTCEFYMAYADYHDLMEITEKMISGMVKHITGSYKVTYHPDGPEGQAYEIDFTPPFRKISMVEELEKALGMKLPETNLFETEETRRILDDICVAKDVECPPPRTTARLLDKLVGEFLEVACINPTFICDHPQIMSPLAKWHRSKKGLTERFELFVMKKEICNAYTELNDPVRQRELFEEQAKAKAAGDDEAMFIDETFCTALEYGLPPTGGWGMGIDRVAMFLTDSNNIKEVLLFPAMKPEDKKENVATMDGPESTAPGTSV, encoded by the exons TGAGCTAAAGAGACGCCTGAAAGCTGAGAAGAAAATAGCGGAGAAGGAGGCCAAGCAGAAGGAGCTCAGTGAGAAACAGCTGAGCCAGGCCGCCACCAATCACAGTGCTGATGATGGCGTGGCTGCAGAGGAGGAGAGCTTGGACCCAAAT CAATACTTCAAAATCCGAAGCCAAGCAGTCCACCAGCTGAAGGTCAACGGGGAAGATCCATACCCACACAAGTTCCATGTGGACATCTCGCTCAGTCACTTCATCCGAGAGTACGGTCACCTGCAGCCTGGGGACCACCTGACTGACGTCACCCTGAGGGTGGCAG GTAGGATCCATGCCAAAAGAGCTTCTGGGGGAAAGCTCATCTTCTATGACCTGCGAGGAGAGGGGGTCAAGTTGCAAGTCATGGCCAATTCCAG GAATTACAAATCTGAGGAAGAATTTATTCGTATTAACAACAAACTGCGCCGGGGAGACATAATTGGAGTCCAGGGCAATCCTGGGAAAACCAAGAAGGGCGAGCTAAGCATCATCCCCTATGAAATCACACTGCTGTCTCCTTGCCTGCACATGTTGCCTCACCTTCACTTCGGCCTCAAAGACAAG GAAACACGGTATCGACAGAGATATTTGGACTTGATCCTGAATGACTTTGTGAGGCAGAAATTCATCATCCGCTCCAAGATCATCACGTATATAAGAAGTTTCTTGGATGAATTGGGATTCCTAGAG ATTGAAACTCCCATGATGAACATCATCCCAGGGGGAGCTGTGGCCAAGCCTTTTATCACCTACCACAATGAACTGGACATGAATTTATATATGAGAATTGCTCCGGAACTCTACCATAAG ATGCTGGTGGTTGGTGGCTTCGACCGGGTGTATGAAATTGGACGCCAGTTCCGGAATGAAGGAATTGATTTGACTCACAATCCTGAGTTCACCACCTGTGAATTCTACATGGCCTATGCCGACTATCATGATCTCATGGAAATCACAGAGAAGATGATTTCAG GGATGGTGAAACATATTACAGGCAGTTACAAGGTCACCTACCATCCAGATGGCCCAGAAGGCCAAGCCTATGAGATTGACTTCACCCCGCCCTTCCGGAAAATCAGCATGGTAGAAGAGCTTGAGAAAGCCCTGGGCATGAAACTGCCAGAAACGAACCTTTTCGAAACTGAAG AAACTCGCAGAATCCTTGATGATATCTGTGTGGCAAAAGATGTCGAGTGTCCTCCACCCCGGAccactgccaggctccttgaTAAG CTTGTCGGGGAGTTCCTGGAGGTGGCGTGCATCAATCCTACCTTCATCTGTGATCACCCACAGATAATGAGCCCTCTGGCCAAATG GCACCGCTCGAAAAAGGGTCTGACTGAGCGCTTTGAGCTGTTTGTCATGAAGAAGGAAATATGCAATGCCTACACTGAGCTGAACGACCCTGTGCGACAGCGGGAGCTCTTTGAAGAACAGGCCAAG GCCAAGGCCGCTGGTGACGATGAGGCCATGTTCATAGATGAAACCTTCTGCACCGCCCTGGAGTACGGGCTGCCCCCCACAGGTGGCTGGGGCATGGGCATCGACCGCGTCGCGATGTTTCTCACAGACTCCAATAACATCAAG GAAGTGCTTCTGTTTCCTGCCATGAAACCTGAAGACAAGAAGGAGAATGTAGCCACCATGGATGGCCCGGAAAGCACAGCACCCGGCACTTCTGTCTAG
- the ADAT1 gene encoding tRNA-specific adenosine deaminase 1 isoform X7, protein MWTADEIARLCYEHYGNRLPKQGKPEPNREWTLLAAVVKIQPTAGQACDRSDGPVQVTKEVVSMGTGTKCIGQSKMRKSGDILNDSHAEVIARRSFQRYLLHQLHLAAALKEDSIFLPGSQRGLWKLRPDLLFVFFSSHTPCGDASIIPMLEFEDQPCCPVSRDWASNPSVETNDNLEAPEDKRKCEDPESPVTKKMRLEPRTPDGTAHRQSFGSQERGPNPPNVNSSHLTAEELATVTGMTPSGARVVDVYRTGAKCVPGGAGDSRKPGAAYHRVGLLRVKPGRGDRTCSMSCSDKLARWNVLGCQGALLMHFLEEPIYLSAVVIGKCPCSQEAMQRALFGRCQNVSALPEGFGVQEVKIQQSDLLFEQSRCAVQTKKADSPGRLVPCGAAISWSAVPEQPLDVTANGFPQGTTKKGVGRPQARDRVFLKFFLRTSQLQAKVCISQGISP, encoded by the exons ATGTGGACCGCGGATGAGATTGCCCGGCTGTGTTACGAGCACTATGGAAACAGGCTGCCTAAGCAAGGGAAGCCTGAGCCCAACCGCGAGTGGACGTTGCTCGCAGCCGTGGTGAAGATACAACCCACAGCTGGCCAGGCCTGCGACCGCTCTGACGGACCAGTGCAAG TGACAAAGGAAGTTGTCTCAATGGGAACAGGAACTAAATGCATAGGCCAGTCCAAAATGAGGAAGAGCG GTGACATCCTCAATGATAGCCATGCTGAGGTCATAGCCAGAAGGAGCTTCCAAAG GTACCTGCTCCATCAGCTCCACTTGGCAGCTGCCCTGAAGGAGGATAGCATCTTTCTCCCGGGATCTCAGAGAGGACTGTGGAAACTCAGACCAGACCTCCTGTTTGTGTTTTTCTCCAGCCATACACCCT GTGGGGACGCCTCCATCATTCCAATGCTTGAGTTTGAAGATCAGCCTTGCTGTCCTGTCAGTAGAGATTGGGCCAGTAACCCATCAGTAGAAACTAATGATAACCTAGAAGCTCCTGAAGATAAAAGGAAATGTGAAGACCCAGAGAGTCCTGTGACTAAAAAAATGAGGCTGGAGCCCAGGACTCCTGATGGCACAGCTCACCGTCAGAGTTTTGGCAGTCAGGAAAGGGGCCCAAATCCACCAAACGTCAACAGCTCTCATCTCACAGCAGAGGAACTGGCCACTGTCACTGGAATGACCCCTAGTGGTGCCAGAGTGGTGGACGTTTATAGAACTGGAGCCAAATGTGTGCCTGGAGGAGCTGGAGACTCGAGGAAGCCTGGCGCTGCGTATCACCGGGTGGGGCTGCTCCGAGTGAAGCCAGGCCGGGGGGACAGGACTTGCTCCATGTCCTGCAGCGACAAGCTGGCACGGTGGAACGTCCTCGGATGCCAGGGGGCACTACTGATGCACTTCCTAGAAGAACCCATCTACCTTTCAGCTGTGGTCATTGGAAAGTGCCCGTGCAGCCAGGAGGCCATGCAGAGAGCACTGTTTGGGAg GTGTCAGAACGTCTCAGCTCTACCAGAAGGATTTGGAGTTCAAGAAGTGAAAATACAGCAGTCAGATTTACTGTTTGAACAGAGCCGCTGTGCCGTGCAGACGAAAAAGGCTGACAGCCCAGGCCGACTTGTTCCTTGTGGTGCAG CCATCAGCTGGAGTGCAGTGCCTGAGCAGCCCCTGGATGTCACCGCCAATGGCTTTCCCCAGGGGACAACAAAGAAAGGAGTCGGACGCCCTCAGGCCAG ggaTAGagtttttttgaagtttttcttaAGGACCTCCCAGCTTCAGGCCAAAGTCTGCATCTCTCAGGGGATCAGCCCTTAA
- the KARS1 gene encoding lysine--tRNA ligase isoform X1 yields MLMQAAVRLVRGSLRQTSWAQWGQRELRLCQLAPFTTIHKDKPLSDKRSELKRRLKAEKKIAEKEAKQKELSEKQLSQAATNHSADDGVAAEEESLDPNQYFKIRSQAVHQLKVNGEDPYPHKFHVDISLSHFIREYGHLQPGDHLTDVTLRVAGRIHAKRASGGKLIFYDLRGEGVKLQVMANSRNYKSEEEFIRINNKLRRGDIIGVQGNPGKTKKGELSIIPYEITLLSPCLHMLPHLHFGLKDKETRYRQRYLDLILNDFVRQKFIIRSKIITYIRSFLDELGFLEIETPMMNIIPGGAVAKPFITYHNELDMNLYMRIAPELYHKMLVVGGFDRVYEIGRQFRNEGIDLTHNPEFTTCEFYMAYADYHDLMEITEKMISGMVKHITGSYKVTYHPDGPEGQAYEIDFTPPFRKISMVEELEKALGMKLPETNLFETEETRRILDDICVAKDVECPPPRTTARLLDKLVGEFLEVACINPTFICDHPQIMSPLAKWHRSKKGLTERFELFVMKKEICNAYTELNDPVRQRELFEEQAKAKAAGDDEAMFIDETFCTALEYGLPPTGGWGMGIDRVAMFLTDSNNIKEVLLFPAMKPEDKKENVATMDGPESTAPGTSV; encoded by the exons ATGTTGATGCAAGCCGCTGTAAGGCTTGTTAGGGGGTCCCTGCGCCAAACCTCCTGGGCACAGTGGGGGCAGAGGGAGCTGCGCCTGTGTCAACTTGCTCCTTTCACAACGATTCACAAGGACAAGCCACTTTCTGATAAAAGAAG TGAGCTAAAGAGACGCCTGAAAGCTGAGAAGAAAATAGCGGAGAAGGAGGCCAAGCAGAAGGAGCTCAGTGAGAAACAGCTGAGCCAGGCCGCCACCAATCACAGTGCTGATGATGGCGTGGCTGCAGAGGAGGAGAGCTTGGACCCAAAT CAATACTTCAAAATCCGAAGCCAAGCAGTCCACCAGCTGAAGGTCAACGGGGAAGATCCATACCCACACAAGTTCCATGTGGACATCTCGCTCAGTCACTTCATCCGAGAGTACGGTCACCTGCAGCCTGGGGACCACCTGACTGACGTCACCCTGAGGGTGGCAG GTAGGATCCATGCCAAAAGAGCTTCTGGGGGAAAGCTCATCTTCTATGACCTGCGAGGAGAGGGGGTCAAGTTGCAAGTCATGGCCAATTCCAG GAATTACAAATCTGAGGAAGAATTTATTCGTATTAACAACAAACTGCGCCGGGGAGACATAATTGGAGTCCAGGGCAATCCTGGGAAAACCAAGAAGGGCGAGCTAAGCATCATCCCCTATGAAATCACACTGCTGTCTCCTTGCCTGCACATGTTGCCTCACCTTCACTTCGGCCTCAAAGACAAG GAAACACGGTATCGACAGAGATATTTGGACTTGATCCTGAATGACTTTGTGAGGCAGAAATTCATCATCCGCTCCAAGATCATCACGTATATAAGAAGTTTCTTGGATGAATTGGGATTCCTAGAG ATTGAAACTCCCATGATGAACATCATCCCAGGGGGAGCTGTGGCCAAGCCTTTTATCACCTACCACAATGAACTGGACATGAATTTATATATGAGAATTGCTCCGGAACTCTACCATAAG ATGCTGGTGGTTGGTGGCTTCGACCGGGTGTATGAAATTGGACGCCAGTTCCGGAATGAAGGAATTGATTTGACTCACAATCCTGAGTTCACCACCTGTGAATTCTACATGGCCTATGCCGACTATCATGATCTCATGGAAATCACAGAGAAGATGATTTCAG GGATGGTGAAACATATTACAGGCAGTTACAAGGTCACCTACCATCCAGATGGCCCAGAAGGCCAAGCCTATGAGATTGACTTCACCCCGCCCTTCCGGAAAATCAGCATGGTAGAAGAGCTTGAGAAAGCCCTGGGCATGAAACTGCCAGAAACGAACCTTTTCGAAACTGAAG AAACTCGCAGAATCCTTGATGATATCTGTGTGGCAAAAGATGTCGAGTGTCCTCCACCCCGGAccactgccaggctccttgaTAAG CTTGTCGGGGAGTTCCTGGAGGTGGCGTGCATCAATCCTACCTTCATCTGTGATCACCCACAGATAATGAGCCCTCTGGCCAAATG GCACCGCTCGAAAAAGGGTCTGACTGAGCGCTTTGAGCTGTTTGTCATGAAGAAGGAAATATGCAATGCCTACACTGAGCTGAACGACCCTGTGCGACAGCGGGAGCTCTTTGAAGAACAGGCCAAG GCCAAGGCCGCTGGTGACGATGAGGCCATGTTCATAGATGAAACCTTCTGCACCGCCCTGGAGTACGGGCTGCCCCCCACAGGTGGCTGGGGCATGGGCATCGACCGCGTCGCGATGTTTCTCACAGACTCCAATAACATCAAG GAAGTGCTTCTGTTTCCTGCCATGAAACCTGAAGACAAGAAGGAGAATGTAGCCACCATGGATGGCCCGGAAAGCACAGCACCCGGCACTTCTGTCTAG
- the ADAT1 gene encoding tRNA-specific adenosine deaminase 1 isoform X6, with amino-acid sequence MWTADEIARLCYEHYGNRLPKQGKPEPNREWTLLAAVVKIQPTAGQACDRSDGPVQVTKEVVSMGTGTKCIGQSKMRKSGDILNDSHAEVIARRSFQRYLLHQLHLAAALKEDSIFLPGSQRGLWKLRPDLLFVFFSSHTPCGDASIIPMLEFEDQPCCPVSRDWASNPSVETNDNLEAPEDKRKCEDPESPVTKKMRLEPRTPDGTAHRQSFGSQERGPNPPNVNSSHLTAEELATVTGMTPSGARVVDVYRTGAKCVPGGAGDSRKPGAAYHRVGLLRVKPGRGDRTCSMSCSDKLARWNVLGCQGALLMHFLEEPIYLSAVVIGKCPCSQEAMQRALFGRCQNVSALPEGFGVQEVKIQQSDLLFEQSRCAVQTKKADSPGRLVPCGAAISWSAVPEQPLDVTANGFPQGTTKKGVGRPQARAQKLATYQDYKEAASTYQQAWSALRKQAFGSWIRNPPDYHQFM; translated from the exons ATGTGGACCGCGGATGAGATTGCCCGGCTGTGTTACGAGCACTATGGAAACAGGCTGCCTAAGCAAGGGAAGCCTGAGCCCAACCGCGAGTGGACGTTGCTCGCAGCCGTGGTGAAGATACAACCCACAGCTGGCCAGGCCTGCGACCGCTCTGACGGACCAGTGCAAG TGACAAAGGAAGTTGTCTCAATGGGAACAGGAACTAAATGCATAGGCCAGTCCAAAATGAGGAAGAGCG GTGACATCCTCAATGATAGCCATGCTGAGGTCATAGCCAGAAGGAGCTTCCAAAG GTACCTGCTCCATCAGCTCCACTTGGCAGCTGCCCTGAAGGAGGATAGCATCTTTCTCCCGGGATCTCAGAGAGGACTGTGGAAACTCAGACCAGACCTCCTGTTTGTGTTTTTCTCCAGCCATACACCCT GTGGGGACGCCTCCATCATTCCAATGCTTGAGTTTGAAGATCAGCCTTGCTGTCCTGTCAGTAGAGATTGGGCCAGTAACCCATCAGTAGAAACTAATGATAACCTAGAAGCTCCTGAAGATAAAAGGAAATGTGAAGACCCAGAGAGTCCTGTGACTAAAAAAATGAGGCTGGAGCCCAGGACTCCTGATGGCACAGCTCACCGTCAGAGTTTTGGCAGTCAGGAAAGGGGCCCAAATCCACCAAACGTCAACAGCTCTCATCTCACAGCAGAGGAACTGGCCACTGTCACTGGAATGACCCCTAGTGGTGCCAGAGTGGTGGACGTTTATAGAACTGGAGCCAAATGTGTGCCTGGAGGAGCTGGAGACTCGAGGAAGCCTGGCGCTGCGTATCACCGGGTGGGGCTGCTCCGAGTGAAGCCAGGCCGGGGGGACAGGACTTGCTCCATGTCCTGCAGCGACAAGCTGGCACGGTGGAACGTCCTCGGATGCCAGGGGGCACTACTGATGCACTTCCTAGAAGAACCCATCTACCTTTCAGCTGTGGTCATTGGAAAGTGCCCGTGCAGCCAGGAGGCCATGCAGAGAGCACTGTTTGGGAg GTGTCAGAACGTCTCAGCTCTACCAGAAGGATTTGGAGTTCAAGAAGTGAAAATACAGCAGTCAGATTTACTGTTTGAACAGAGCCGCTGTGCCGTGCAGACGAAAAAGGCTGACAGCCCAGGCCGACTTGTTCCTTGTGGTGCAG CCATCAGCTGGAGTGCAGTGCCTGAGCAGCCCCTGGATGTCACCGCCAATGGCTTTCCCCAGGGGACAACAAAGAAAGGAGTCGGACGCCCTCAGGCCAG